The following proteins come from a genomic window of Nostoc sp. ATCC 53789:
- the ald gene encoding alanine dehydrogenase: MEIGVPKENKDQEFRVGLSPSSVRVLRENGHSIFVETQAGNGAGFSDDDYRSAGAEIVPTSETAWNRELVVKVKEPLTSEYKFLQKGQILFTYLHLAADRKLTEHLIDCGTTAIAYETVEQPGANKLPLLTPMSVIAGRLAVQFGARFLERQQGGRGLLLGGVPGVKPGNVVILGGGVVGTEAAKIAVGMGAIVQILDVSVERLSYLETLFGSRVELLYSNSAHIEAAVKEADLLIGAVLVLGRRAPTLVSRELVKQMRPGSVIVDVAVDQGGCIETLRATSHTNPVYLEEGVVHYGVPNMPGAVPWTATQALNNSTLPYIVQLANLGIMALEVNPALAKGVNVQNHRLVHPAVQEVFPDLVN, translated from the coding sequence ATGGAAATCGGCGTTCCAAAGGAAAATAAGGATCAAGAATTTCGTGTAGGGTTAAGTCCTTCTAGTGTGCGGGTGCTGCGAGAAAATGGTCATAGCATCTTTGTAGAGACACAAGCAGGTAATGGTGCTGGATTTTCAGATGACGACTACAGAAGTGCTGGAGCCGAGATTGTCCCTACATCAGAAACGGCTTGGAATCGGGAATTGGTTGTGAAAGTCAAAGAGCCGTTGACATCTGAGTATAAATTTTTGCAGAAAGGGCAGATATTATTTACTTATTTACACTTAGCTGCCGATCGCAAATTGACAGAGCATTTAATTGATTGTGGTACAACTGCGATCGCCTACGAAACTGTAGAACAACCTGGTGCTAACAAACTCCCCTTGCTTACCCCCATGAGCGTGATTGCAGGTAGGTTAGCAGTACAATTTGGGGCCAGATTCCTAGAACGTCAGCAAGGTGGTAGAGGATTGCTGTTGGGCGGTGTCCCTGGAGTCAAGCCAGGTAATGTAGTAATTTTAGGTGGCGGTGTTGTCGGCACAGAAGCGGCTAAAATTGCTGTGGGTATGGGTGCGATCGTGCAGATTTTAGATGTGAGTGTTGAACGGTTATCTTACCTAGAAACCTTGTTTGGCTCTAGGGTAGAATTGCTTTACAGCAACTCTGCTCATATTGAAGCTGCCGTCAAAGAAGCCGATTTGCTTATCGGTGCAGTTTTAGTGTTAGGACGTAGGGCCCCAACATTAGTATCGCGTGAATTAGTTAAACAAATGCGTCCTGGTTCGGTAATAGTTGATGTAGCCGTTGACCAAGGTGGTTGTATAGAAACTTTACGCGCCACATCTCACACAAATCCGGTATACCTTGAAGAAGGTGTGGTGCATTATGGCGTTCCCAATATGCCAGGGGCAGTACCTTGGACAGCAACCCAGGCACTCAATAATAGTACATTACCTTATATCGTCCAGTTGGCGAACTTGGGAATTATGGCGCTAGAAGTTAACCCAGCCTTAGCTAAGGGTGTGAATGTGCAGAATCATCGCTTAGTGCATCCGGCTGTACAAGAGGTATTCCCTGATTTGGTAAATTAA
- the dusB gene encoding tRNA dihydrouridine synthase DusB: MISLSPILQARLSQPLKIGSFEVKSRVLQSPLSGVTDMVFRRLVRRYAPDSMMYTEMVNATGLHYVKQLPKIMEVDPNERPISVQLFDCRPDFLAEAAIKAVAEGADTVDINMGCPVNKITKNGGGSSLLRQPEVAEAIVREVVKAVDVPVTVKTRIGWNDNEITILDFAKRMEDAGAQMITVHGRTRAQGYNGNARWEWITRVKEVLSIPVIGNGDIFSVEAAVKCLEQTGADGVMCSRGTLGYPFLVGEIDHFLKTGEILPTPTPIQRLECARDHLQALWEYKGDRGVRQARKHMTWYAKGFVGAAELRGQLSLVEKVDQGLGMLDQAIEKLANGYELEEEAEGSLVML, from the coding sequence ATGATTTCGCTTTCCCCTATTCTCCAAGCTAGACTTTCTCAACCCCTCAAAATTGGATCGTTTGAGGTAAAAAGTCGGGTTCTCCAGTCGCCTCTATCTGGAGTAACGGATATGGTATTTCGCCGTCTCGTGCGTCGTTATGCACCAGATTCGATGATGTATACCGAAATGGTGAATGCTACGGGATTGCATTATGTTAAGCAGTTACCCAAAATCATGGAGGTAGATCCCAACGAACGCCCAATTAGTGTTCAACTATTCGATTGCCGTCCCGATTTTTTGGCAGAAGCAGCAATAAAGGCGGTTGCAGAAGGTGCTGATACTGTTGATATTAATATGGGTTGTCCGGTAAATAAAATCACTAAAAATGGTGGCGGTTCTTCTTTGTTGCGGCAACCAGAAGTAGCAGAAGCAATTGTGCGGGAAGTGGTGAAAGCTGTTGATGTGCCTGTGACAGTAAAAACCCGTATTGGCTGGAATGACAACGAAATTACTATTCTCGACTTTGCCAAGCGGATGGAAGATGCAGGGGCACAAATGATTACAGTCCACGGACGCACCCGCGCCCAAGGATACAATGGCAATGCCCGTTGGGAATGGATTACTCGTGTAAAAGAAGTGCTTTCTATCCCAGTAATTGGCAATGGAGATATTTTTTCCGTTGAAGCGGCGGTAAAATGTTTAGAACAAACTGGTGCTGATGGTGTGATGTGTTCCCGTGGAACTTTGGGTTATCCGTTTTTGGTTGGAGAAATCGATCACTTCCTGAAAACTGGGGAAATATTACCGACACCTACTCCGATTCAGCGTTTGGAATGTGCAAGAGATCATTTACAAGCATTATGGGAATATAAAGGCGATCGCGGCGTGCGTCAAGCCCGTAAGCACATGACTTGGTATGCTAAGGGTTTCGTTGGTGCTGCCGAACTTCGAGGACAGCTAAGTTTAGTTGAAAAGGTAGATCAAGGTTTGGGTATGCTTGACCAAGCAATTGAAAAATTAGCTAATGGTTATGAACTAGAAGAAGAAGCAGAAGGTAGTTTGGTGATGCTTTAA
- a CDS encoding Rpn family recombination-promoting nuclease/putative transposase — translation MKTDSIFYRLFQELPEIFFELIGNLPQTAEGYKFSSIEIKQTTFRIDGVFLPTQGQENPIYFVEVQFQTDAEIYSRLISEICLYLRQNKPKNSWRGVVIYPNRSLDIADINNYSEFFTSNRVTRIYLNELGETASLPVGIATMKLVVDEEETAITSARQLIERTQQEINIEPQRRQLLELIETILVYKFPTMSPEEIEGMFGLSDLKQTRVYQEGKQEGKQEGKQEGKQEGAREEKFRMIPLLLRLGLSFEEMAKELGLSLEEVQQEIQKQPPSQDT, via the coding sequence GTGAAAACTGACAGTATTTTTTACCGCCTTTTTCAAGAACTCCCTGAGATATTTTTTGAATTAATTGGTAATCTACCCCAAACCGCAGAGGGTTATAAATTCTCCTCAATTGAAATCAAGCAAACGACATTCCGTATAGATGGTGTTTTTCTCCCAACACAAGGGCAAGAAAATCCGATTTATTTTGTTGAAGTCCAGTTTCAAACCGACGCAGAAATTTATTCGCGCCTAATTTCAGAAATTTGTTTATATTTACGTCAAAATAAACCTAAAAATTCTTGGCGAGGAGTAGTTATCTATCCCAATCGCAGTCTAGATATAGCAGATATCAATAATTACAGCGAATTTTTCACTAGCAATCGTGTTACTCGCATTTATCTTAACGAATTGGGCGAAACTGCATCGCTGCCAGTCGGAATTGCTACTATGAAACTAGTGGTCGATGAAGAGGAAACAGCAATTACATCTGCTAGGCAGTTAATAGAGAGAACTCAGCAAGAAATCAACATTGAACCACAACGGCGGCAGTTACTAGAATTAATAGAGACAATTTTGGTTTATAAGTTTCCGACGATGAGTCCAGAGGAGATTGAAGGTATGTTTGGGTTAAGCGATTTGAAACAAACACGAGTTTATCAAGAAGGCAAGCAAGAGGGCAAACAAGAAGGCAAGCAAGAGGGTAAACAAGAAGGAGCGCGTGAAGAAAAGTTTAGAATGATACCTTTGTTGTTGAGATTGGGATTGAGTTTTGAAGAAATGGCAAAAGAGTTAGGTTTGAGTTTAGAGGAAGTTCAGCAAGAAATACAAAAACAGCCTCCAAGTCAAGATACCTAA
- a CDS encoding fatty acid desaturase — protein sequence MTANFGAIAPERGNSPRLSWTNVVFFATFHALALMSPWFFSWPALGLLVFLHWLFGSIGICLGYHRLLSHKSFQVPKWLEYAIALIGALALQGGPIFWVGGHRQHHAHTEDINLDPYSAQRGFWWSHILWIFYPRPEFFDYDTYKKYAPDLARQPFYCWLDRYFLLLQIPFALLLYGLGGWPFVFYGVFLRCVLLWHSTWFVNSASHLWGYRTFDANDGARNLWWVSIVTYGEGWHNNHHTYPHMAKSGLSWWEIDVTWWSIRVLQTLGLAKKVVSSPPQGATHG from the coding sequence ATGACCGCAAATTTTGGGGCGATCGCCCCTGAGAGAGGCAACTCACCTCGACTCAGTTGGACAAATGTGGTATTTTTTGCTACATTTCATGCCTTAGCACTTATGTCTCCTTGGTTTTTCTCCTGGCCAGCATTAGGTTTGCTAGTGTTTCTGCACTGGTTATTTGGGAGCATTGGTATTTGCCTGGGATATCATAGACTACTGAGCCATAAGAGTTTCCAAGTTCCCAAGTGGTTAGAGTATGCGATCGCCCTAATCGGAGCCTTGGCTTTGCAAGGTGGGCCAATTTTTTGGGTAGGTGGACACCGCCAGCATCACGCTCACACCGAAGATATTAATTTAGATCCCTACTCTGCTCAAAGAGGGTTTTGGTGGAGTCATATATTGTGGATTTTTTACCCACGCCCAGAATTTTTTGACTATGACACCTATAAAAAATATGCCCCTGATTTAGCAAGACAACCCTTTTATTGTTGGCTAGATCGCTACTTTTTGCTGTTGCAAATACCCTTCGCACTACTCCTATATGGCTTAGGAGGATGGCCTTTTGTGTTCTACGGAGTGTTTCTCAGATGTGTCTTGCTTTGGCACTCAACCTGGTTTGTGAACTCAGCATCACACCTGTGGGGTTATCGCACCTTTGATGCTAACGATGGCGCTCGTAATCTTTGGTGGGTATCCATCGTCACTTATGGAGAAGGATGGCACAACAACCATCATACTTATCCCCACATGGCGAAATCTGGGTTGTCTTGGTGGGAGATTGATGTTACTTGGTGGAGCATCCGAGTTTTGCAGACTTTGGGTTTAGCCAAAAAAGTTGTTTCAAGTCCCCCTCAAGGTGCAACTCACGGCTAA
- a CDS encoding TetR family transcriptional regulator yields the protein MSSHLVSTRQRLIQAALELFSAQGVSATTTRQIAEKAEVNEVTLFRNFGNKHGLLLAVLEESAAFKDLGESLVRRATPPGNVYQALKDYASDSLHALERVPEFVRSVVGEADQFPAENRRALGRGVTEANRYVAQYLATVIQQGHLNTYLPAEKLASLLNGMILGYAVIEFTSEFHELWEDRNDFLENLVELFLHGAMSSSAESAINCLQGGFTTTEVADLPASLVHEILQQARKSGVRDYALAYVLFGAGLSATEIISLERSHQIYDPQGHFLQITIPGCIRQVPVNQWILGKRYGSFTNNPLIKWLKSRKDAQTAMFLNETGKPMTESELETRWQVWSEGLLTPQGQTPAIAQAQQTWRVEMLMRGITLENLIILTGCDRIQLQPYVRRAKEKAALEQATRLDHKPG from the coding sequence ATGTCGTCTCACCTCGTTTCCACTCGTCAACGCTTGATTCAAGCTGCACTTGAGTTGTTTTCTGCTCAGGGAGTTAGCGCTACCACAACCCGCCAAATTGCAGAAAAAGCCGAAGTCAACGAAGTGACTCTATTTCGGAATTTTGGCAATAAGCATGGACTGCTTTTAGCGGTGCTGGAAGAGTCCGCAGCCTTTAAGGATTTAGGTGAATCGCTGGTGCGGCGGGCAACGCCTCCCGGCAATGTGTACCAAGCTCTCAAAGATTATGCAAGTGATAGCTTGCACGCATTAGAACGAGTGCCAGAGTTTGTCCGGTCTGTGGTAGGTGAAGCCGACCAATTCCCGGCAGAAAATCGCCGCGCACTAGGCAGGGGAGTTACAGAGGCAAACCGTTATGTAGCTCAGTATTTAGCTACTGTAATCCAGCAAGGGCACCTAAATACTTATTTACCAGCAGAAAAATTAGCTAGTTTGCTAAATGGGATGATCTTGGGATATGCCGTAATTGAGTTCACCAGCGAATTTCACGAACTTTGGGAGGATCGGAATGATTTTCTCGAAAATTTGGTGGAGTTGTTTTTACATGGAGCCATGTCGTCCTCAGCAGAATCAGCAATAAATTGCTTACAAGGAGGGTTCACCACCACAGAAGTAGCTGATTTGCCTGCTAGTTTAGTTCACGAAATTTTACAACAAGCCAGGAAATCGGGAGTACGAGATTATGCCTTGGCTTATGTGTTATTTGGGGCTGGGTTATCTGCCACAGAAATAATTAGCTTGGAGCGATCGCACCAAATCTACGATCCTCAAGGGCACTTCCTGCAAATTACAATCCCCGGATGTATCCGTCAAGTACCAGTAAATCAGTGGATTTTGGGCAAACGCTACGGTTCTTTTACCAATAATCCCTTAATCAAATGGCTGAAAAGTCGTAAAGATGCTCAAACAGCCATGTTTTTGAATGAAACAGGTAAACCCATGACAGAATCAGAGCTTGAGACACGTTGGCAAGTATGGAGTGAGGGATTACTAACTCCCCAAGGACAAACGCCAGCGATCGCTCAGGCTCAACAAACTTGGCGCGTAGAAATGTTGATGCGGGGAATCACCTTGGAAAACCTGATTATCTTAACAGGCTGCGATCGCATTCAATTACAACCCTATGTCCGCCGAGCCAAAGAAAAAGCTGCCCTAGAGCAAGCTACCCGTTTGGATCACAAGCCAGGATAG
- a CDS encoding DUF1565 domain-containing protein translates to MLAKLKFLESARLLFFSLSVLSFTVSMGATSMTFLDNALAKPAEGIAQIPSTPNSAPLGETKNSQANVLFVNSNGGNDSAGNGSESAPVKTITHALRLANPNTVIMLSTGTYSAETGEEFPLMLKPGVSIQGNPSNQGKDIIIQGGGDYLSRSFGGQNVTIVGANQALLTGVTVTNSNRRGYGLWIESSDPVIAENTFTGSTQDGISVSGNAAPTISKNYFDRNGANGMTIAGNSSPQVKENVFHQTGFGINIAQNAAPIVIGNQIQNNRSGIVVQAKAHPILRNNIIQDNKEDGLVAIAQAMPDLGSASEPGGNQFQNNARYDINASAAKQMISAGGNNLVSDRISGKVDINGTIALAAQNSQSTPNNVLQEIPPTGEITFSAPGISETTNSQNSNSISANNPVSAKLNTQLLPLVPAKVPLSTPISNQQQPTSKVAGFPTPSSLSARQIPTNTQIATSSPAQPPNTPQLNYVRIDPNTIEFTAPEYPSNSVTSTRNQTQQPLPIREATAPNASALLPLPDNNIPISNTGNMQTSSASIPYASKSATQFGIRYRVVVPLLTDRDQDLVRSLAPGAFPTVWEGQRVMQAGVFSSEYNAKEMLKTLSSNGLRAIMEPLN, encoded by the coding sequence ATGCTTGCAAAGCTTAAGTTTCTGGAATCAGCAAGACTTTTATTTTTTAGCTTATCAGTATTATCTTTTACCGTAAGTATGGGAGCGACAAGTATGACGTTCCTGGATAATGCGTTGGCAAAGCCCGCCGAAGGCATCGCTCAGATACCATCAACACCAAATTCAGCACCTTTAGGTGAGACAAAAAATTCTCAGGCTAATGTGCTGTTTGTTAACTCAAATGGTGGCAATGACAGCGCAGGTAATGGCAGCGAATCCGCTCCCGTGAAAACGATTACCCATGCGTTGCGATTAGCTAACCCCAATACTGTAATTATGCTCTCTACGGGCACTTATAGCGCCGAAACAGGAGAGGAATTTCCCTTAATGTTGAAACCGGGTGTTTCAATTCAAGGCAACCCTAGCAATCAAGGTAAGGATATTATCATTCAGGGAGGCGGTGATTACTTGAGTCGGAGCTTTGGTGGTCAAAACGTCACAATTGTGGGAGCAAACCAAGCTTTGCTCACTGGGGTGACGGTGACGAACTCCAATCGCCGGGGTTACGGTTTATGGATTGAATCTAGCGATCCGGTAATCGCGGAAAATACCTTTACCGGCAGTACCCAAGATGGGATTTCTGTCAGTGGTAATGCTGCACCTACCATTAGCAAGAATTACTTCGATCGCAATGGAGCCAATGGCATGACAATTGCCGGGAATTCCAGCCCCCAAGTGAAAGAAAATGTCTTTCACCAAACGGGTTTTGGCATTAATATTGCCCAAAATGCCGCTCCGATAGTTATAGGCAATCAAATTCAGAACAATAGATCGGGAATTGTCGTGCAAGCAAAGGCCCACCCGATTTTACGAAATAATATTATTCAAGATAATAAAGAAGATGGTCTAGTTGCGATCGCTCAAGCAATGCCAGATTTGGGTAGTGCATCGGAACCTGGGGGTAATCAATTTCAAAATAATGCTCGCTATGACATTAACGCCAGCGCTGCTAAACAGATGATTTCTGCTGGTGGTAATAATCTTGTGAGCGATCGCATCAGTGGCAAGGTAGATATTAACGGCACAATAGCACTAGCAGCACAAAATTCTCAATCGACTCCCAACAATGTATTACAAGAAATACCACCAACTGGGGAAATCACCTTCTCGGCTCCCGGAATCTCTGAAACTACTAATAGCCAAAACAGCAACAGCATTTCAGCAAATAATCCTGTTTCTGCAAAATTAAACACTCAATTGCTACCATTAGTGCCAGCTAAGGTTCCACTTTCCACGCCTATATCCAATCAACAGCAACCCACATCTAAAGTTGCTGGATTTCCAACACCTAGCAGCTTGTCGGCGAGACAAATACCAACTAACACTCAAATTGCAACTTCCAGTCCAGCGCAGCCGCCTAATACACCACAGTTGAATTATGTGCGGATTGATCCTAATACAATTGAATTTACTGCCCCTGAGTACCCATCTAATTCAGTTACTAGCACAAGGAATCAAACACAGCAGCCATTACCAATACGAGAAGCGACTGCCCCAAATGCGTCAGCACTTTTACCACTTCCTGATAACAATATCCCCATTAGTAATACTGGCAATATGCAAACAAGTTCTGCAAGTATTCCTTATGCTAGTAAATCTGCGACACAGTTCGGTATCCGTTATCGCGTAGTAGTTCCACTCTTGACTGATAGGGATCAAGATTTAGTGCGATCGCTTGCTCCTGGTGCGTTTCCCACAGTTTGGGAAGGTCAAAGAGTTATGCAAGCAGGAGTATTTAGCAGTGAATATAACGCTAAAGAAATGCTCAAAACACTCTCTAGCAATGGTTTAAGAGCCATTATGGAACCCTTAAATTAA